In Vibrio japonicus, the following are encoded in one genomic region:
- a CDS encoding cyclophilin-like fold protein, protein MKIRFVFDDRTITATLNDSPSTQDFIAQLPLTVELEDYASTEKIAYLPSKITKEGAPAGVSSKAGDISYYAPWGNLVVFYKNFGYASGLINLGKVDGDLARFTSGGSMKVTIEVIE, encoded by the coding sequence ATGAAGATTCGTTTTGTATTTGATGATCGCACCATCACTGCGACATTAAATGATAGTCCAAGCACACAAGATTTTATCGCCCAACTACCATTAACGGTAGAGTTGGAAGATTACGCCAGTACTGAAAAAATAGCCTACCTACCATCGAAGATAACAAAGGAAGGGGCGCCAGCTGGCGTGAGTTCTAAAGCGGGAGACATTTCATACTACGCGCCTTGGGGTAACTTAGTCGTGTTTTATAAAAACTTTGGCTATGCATCTGGATTGATTAACCTCGGGAAAGTTGACGGCGATTTAGCGCGCTTTACTTCTGGTGGCTCAATGAAAGTCACTATCGAGGTTATTGAGTAA